Proteins from a single region of Flavobacterium sp. YJ01:
- a CDS encoding glycoside hydrolase family 65 protein, translating to MIGIISSPEPLKVKEVVLAGTYDIYKRGRVSSFIPNYNLLNIRLAFNGESVQTYNINNYKQELDMRNGAFTGSFQFKDFASVTYSYYALRHLPHCVMMVVSVNTQKDVDINVENLLETPSSLNNQQNYFQNITNAHINIPLLTSVAYTPRGRSKIAVSNTFLFDEGKKQQPEILHRMNDADMHAMSFDKKLKAGQTYSFALIGSLISSDHINDPYNEAERLTIYAALEGKSRLLNRHMQEWNTLWQSDIQIEDDPQAQQDVRSMLYHLYSFTRKNTSLSPSPMGLSGLGYNGHVFWDTEIWMFPPMLLLHPDIAKSMIEYRFQRLDAARKKAALYGYDGAMYPWESADSGSEETPVNALTGAFEHHITGDVAIAAWQYYLVTGDKEWLKEKGWPILKATAEFWASRVEKNDKGEYEIKNVVAADEWAENIDNNAYTNGTAIRNLQYASKCAAVLGGTAPKEWNLIATKIPISKMSNGVTREHDSYSDQNIKQADVNLLAYPLQIITDRNQIEKDLKFYETKIPHSDTPAMTQAIFSLLYSRLGDSDQAYHWFKDAYQPNLNPPFRVIAECKGGTNPYFATGAGGVLQAVMMGFGGLDIDAGGGIKQVKSVLPKNWKKVTITGVGAEKKTFIRAQ from the coding sequence ATGATCGGAATCATCTCATCGCCAGAGCCTTTAAAGGTGAAAGAAGTCGTATTGGCAGGAACTTACGATATCTACAAGCGCGGCAGGGTTAGCAGTTTCATTCCAAATTACAATCTGCTGAATATAAGACTGGCTTTTAATGGTGAATCTGTGCAGACCTATAATATTAATAATTATAAACAGGAATTGGATATGCGCAATGGAGCTTTCACCGGTTCTTTTCAATTTAAGGATTTTGCTTCTGTAACTTATTCATACTATGCTTTGCGACATCTTCCGCATTGCGTGATGATGGTAGTCAGTGTAAATACACAAAAAGATGTGGATATCAACGTGGAGAATCTTTTGGAGACTCCTTCGTCACTTAATAATCAGCAGAATTATTTTCAGAATATTACAAATGCCCATATCAATATACCATTATTGACTTCTGTCGCCTATACGCCGAGAGGAAGATCTAAAATAGCTGTTTCAAATACATTTCTGTTTGATGAAGGAAAAAAGCAGCAGCCTGAGATTCTGCATAGAATGAATGACGCTGATATGCATGCCATGTCATTTGACAAAAAACTAAAAGCGGGCCAGACCTATTCTTTTGCTTTGATAGGCAGCCTTATATCATCAGATCATATAAATGATCCTTATAATGAAGCAGAAAGGTTGACTATTTATGCAGCCTTAGAAGGAAAGTCAAGGCTTTTAAACAGGCATATGCAGGAATGGAATACCTTATGGCAGAGCGATATACAAATAGAGGATGATCCCCAGGCCCAGCAGGACGTAAGAAGCATGCTTTATCACCTCTATTCCTTCACACGAAAAAACACATCCCTTTCTCCATCTCCAATGGGACTTAGCGGGCTGGGATATAACGGACATGTGTTTTGGGATACCGAAATCTGGATGTTTCCTCCGATGCTATTGCTTCATCCTGACATAGCTAAAAGCATGATTGAGTATCGTTTTCAGAGATTGGATGCCGCACGTAAAAAAGCTGCGTTATATGGTTATGACGGCGCAATGTATCCTTGGGAAAGTGCAGATTCAGGATCTGAAGAAACTCCAGTCAATGCTTTAACGGGAGCATTTGAACATCATATCACGGGAGATGTTGCTATTGCGGCCTGGCAGTATTACCTGGTTACGGGGGACAAGGAATGGCTGAAAGAAAAAGGATGGCCGATATTAAAAGCAACTGCAGAATTTTGGGCGAGCCGAGTAGAGAAGAATGATAAAGGTGAGTATGAAATAAAGAATGTTGTTGCAGCAGATGAATGGGCTGAGAATATTGACAATAATGCTTATACGAACGGAACAGCTATCAGAAATCTGCAGTATGCATCTAAATGCGCAGCTGTTTTGGGCGGTACAGCTCCAAAGGAATGGAATCTGATCGCTACAAAAATTCCTATTTCAAAAATGAGCAACGGTGTGACGCGGGAACACGACAGCTATTCAGATCAGAATATTAAGCAGGCCGACGTCAATCTGCTGGCATATCCATTGCAGATTATAACTGACAGAAATCAAATAGAAAAGGATTTAAAATTCTATGAAACTAAAATACCCCATTCCGATACACCAGCTATGACACAAGCCATATTTTCATTGCTGTACAGCCGTTTAGGAGACAGCGATCAGGCTTATCATTGGTTTAAAGATGCCTATCAGCCAAATCTAAATCCTCCCTTTAGGGTCATTGCAGAATGCAAGGGCGGAACAAACCCTTATTTT
- a CDS encoding glycoside hydrolase family 97 protein, translating to MKHFFLTAILWFGIFSANAQDLKSPDGNFLMHFSLEADGTPVYKLIYKGKDVIKTSKLGFTLKNDNKSLVNDFRIEDTKASSFDENWKPVWGEVASIRNHYNELAVTLNQKQTDRKMIIRFRLFDDGLGFRYEFPQQNNLIYFTIKEERTQFAMAGDHTAYWIPGDYDTQEYNYTTSKLSEIRGLMEKAYTKGNASQTSFSPTGVQTSLMMKSQDGLYINLHEAALINYSCMHLNLDDKNFVFESWLTPDSHGDKGKMQAPCKTPWRTVIVSDDARNILASKLTYNLNEPSKIQETSWIKPTKYVGVWWEMISGKSTWSYTDEFPSVQLGVTDFSKAKPNGKHGATNTNVKKYIDFAAKNGFDAVLVEGWNEGWEDWIGHEKDYVFDFVTPYPDFDLKGLNDYAHAKHVKLIMHHETSGAVRNYERHMDAAYKLMKQYGYDAVKSGYVGNILPLGETHYSQWTNNHYQYAVEKAADYQIMVNAHEAVRPTGIARTYPNLIGNESARGTEYQAFGNDRNNANHVTILPFTRLIGGPMDYTPGIFEMDVTNGSHVNATIANQLALYVTMYSPLQMAADFPENYERFADAFQFIKDVAVDWDDSRYLEAEPGQYITVARKAKGTDNWFLGNVNGETRRVSNIDLGFLEKGKKYTATIYADAKDANYKTNTQAYTIRKVVVTSNSKLSQYSAPGGGYAISFYPVAETAKKKR from the coding sequence ATGAAACACTTTTTTCTCACCGCTATTTTGTGGTTTGGCATTTTTTCTGCCAATGCACAGGATTTAAAATCGCCAGATGGCAACTTTTTAATGCACTTTTCCCTGGAGGCAGACGGAACTCCGGTTTATAAACTAATCTATAAAGGCAAAGATGTCATAAAAACAAGCAAGTTAGGTTTTACCCTTAAAAATGATAATAAGTCATTAGTAAATGATTTTAGAATAGAAGACACTAAAGCCAGTTCTTTCGATGAAAATTGGAAACCTGTCTGGGGAGAAGTAGCGTCAATTCGTAATCATTATAATGAATTGGCGGTAACTTTAAACCAAAAACAAACGGATCGAAAAATGATCATTAGATTTCGTCTTTTTGATGATGGACTGGGGTTCCGTTATGAATTTCCCCAGCAAAATAACCTGATTTATTTCACCATTAAAGAAGAACGAACCCAGTTTGCTATGGCGGGAGATCATACCGCTTATTGGATTCCCGGAGACTATGATACGCAGGAATACAATTATACCACTTCAAAACTTTCTGAAATAAGAGGCTTGATGGAAAAAGCATATACAAAAGGGAATGCTTCGCAGACTTCGTTCTCTCCAACCGGTGTGCAGACTTCACTGATGATGAAAAGCCAGGATGGATTGTATATTAACCTTCATGAAGCAGCTCTAATTAATTATTCTTGTATGCATCTTAATCTGGATGATAAAAATTTTGTATTTGAATCATGGCTGACCCCTGATTCGCATGGGGATAAAGGCAAGATGCAGGCACCTTGCAAAACGCCATGGAGAACTGTTATTGTAAGTGATGATGCTCGTAACATTTTGGCTTCGAAATTGACTTATAATTTAAATGAACCAAGTAAAATTCAAGAAACTTCATGGATTAAACCAACAAAATACGTGGGTGTATGGTGGGAAATGATTTCAGGAAAAAGCACTTGGTCTTACACTGATGAATTTCCTTCAGTTCAGCTTGGCGTTACTGATTTCTCTAAAGCCAAACCAAATGGAAAACATGGTGCCACTAATACCAATGTAAAAAAGTATATAGACTTTGCAGCTAAAAATGGATTTGATGCCGTGTTGGTGGAAGGATGGAATGAAGGCTGGGAAGACTGGATTGGCCACGAGAAAGATTATGTTTTTGATTTTGTTACGCCATATCCTGATTTTGACCTGAAAGGATTAAATGATTATGCACATGCAAAGCATGTAAAACTTATTATGCATCATGAAACTTCGGGAGCTGTACGTAATTATGAACGCCATATGGATGCTGCATACAAATTGATGAAGCAATACGGATATGATGCTGTAAAAAGCGGATATGTAGGTAATATACTTCCACTTGGCGAAACGCATTACAGCCAATGGACAAATAATCATTATCAATATGCTGTCGAAAAAGCAGCAGATTACCAGATTATGGTAAATGCGCACGAGGCGGTGCGTCCAACCGGTATTGCACGTACTTATCCTAATCTTATCGGCAATGAATCTGCGCGAGGAACTGAGTATCAGGCTTTCGGTAATGACAGAAATAATGCTAACCATGTTACAATATTGCCTTTTACAAGGTTAATAGGGGGACCGATGGATTATACTCCGGGAATTTTTGAAATGGATGTTACAAATGGTTCACATGTAAATGCTACTATTGCAAATCAATTGGCACTTTATGTAACCATGTACAGTCCATTGCAAATGGCGGCAGATTTTCCTGAAAACTATGAACGTTTTGCAGATGCTTTCCAATTTATTAAAGATGTTGCGGTGGATTGGGATGACAGTAGATATCTTGAAGCTGAACCGGGACAGTATATTACAGTAGCCAGAAAGGCCAAAGGAACTGACAACTGGTTTTTAGGAAATGTAAATGGAGAAACTCGACGTGTATCTAATATTGATCTTGGATTTCTTGAAAAAGGCAAAAAGTATACTGCTACAATTTATGCTGATGCTAAAGACGCAAATTATAAAACTAATACTCAGGCCTACACCATCCGTAAAGTTGTTGTGACAAGCAATTCAAAGCTTTCGCAGTATTCGGCCCCGGGTGGAGGATATGCAATTAGTTTTTATCCAGTAGCTGAGACAGCTAAAAAAAAGAGATAA
- a CDS encoding TIM-barrel domain-containing protein: MKKSIFYCCVIFCILVSQAYSQKKEQYLGNCTSYSVNGNKVVFSCANNSKVMLQLCSGEVVKIWVSADGNFVRNNESFAVIEEDLGWKGTVNVKEEPSTYEIFTEQLRIRVNKAPFQLQIFDKYQKLLFSDYAEKGFVYDSGKIRTNKVLRNDEQFFGLGEKSGNLNRRGSAYKMWNSDQPCYGVNEDPLYKSIPFFMSSYRYGIFFDNTYKTEFKFGSESNDYYSFEAPAGQMVYYFMFGNDYKQIIQNYIALTGKPIMPPKWALGFSQCRGDYTREDQAREIAAEFRKRKIPCDIIYQDIGWTEGLQDFDWRKNNYTNPKGMVKDLSDMGFKMIVSQDPVISQANQKQWKEADALGHLVKDIRTGKSYDMPWPWGGNCGVVDFTKPEVADWWGSYQQKPLNDGVRGFWTDMGEPAWSNEDAVDRLNMKHHLGMHNEIHNVYGFTWDKVVTEQFYKHNPNKRIFQMTRSAYAGLQRYTFGWSGDSGNGSNVLDGWKQMANQIPVGLSAGMGLIPFWTCDISGYCGDIKDYDAMAELYVRWLQFGVFTPLSRAHHEGGNAVEPWKFGTEAENISRKSIEMKYRLFPYLYTYAREAHDTGLPIMRALLLEYPNDKETFKLNGQFLVGKELLVAPVVEQGAVTKEVYLPEGEWIDFNNGKTKYKGEQWITVDAPLNTIPVFVKKGSIIPQMPVMQYIDEKKVYPVTFEIFPANINKETSFVFYEDDGESRDYERDVFCKTKISSKATNEDIKITIGERESKGYSPAGPRNFILKIHTSSKPKDIFAGGEKIKNVKADAMEKNIEADFAKINWSWNEAENVITVKIPDSGKNAVITIKN; the protein is encoded by the coding sequence ATGAAAAAATCTATTTTTTACTGCTGCGTAATTTTCTGTATTCTGGTCTCTCAAGCATACTCGCAAAAGAAAGAGCAGTATTTAGGGAATTGTACCTCTTATTCAGTAAATGGAAATAAAGTTGTCTTCAGCTGTGCAAATAATTCAAAAGTCATGCTTCAGTTATGCAGCGGTGAAGTCGTTAAAATATGGGTGTCTGCCGATGGAAATTTTGTCAGGAATAATGAATCTTTTGCAGTTATAGAAGAAGATCTAGGCTGGAAAGGTACCGTTAATGTAAAGGAGGAACCATCGACCTATGAAATTTTTACCGAGCAGCTGAGAATACGGGTAAATAAGGCTCCGTTTCAGTTACAGATATTTGATAAGTATCAAAAACTTCTTTTCAGTGATTATGCTGAAAAAGGATTTGTTTATGATAGTGGCAAAATAAGAACCAATAAAGTTTTACGAAATGACGAACAATTTTTTGGATTGGGTGAAAAATCAGGGAACCTGAATCGTCGTGGAAGTGCTTATAAAATGTGGAACAGCGATCAGCCATGTTATGGCGTTAATGAAGATCCGCTTTACAAAAGCATTCCCTTTTTTATGAGCAGTTACCGTTACGGCATTTTCTTTGACAATACCTATAAGACAGAATTTAAGTTCGGAAGTGAGAGTAATGATTATTATTCATTTGAAGCCCCGGCTGGGCAGATGGTCTACTACTTTATGTTTGGTAATGATTACAAGCAGATAATACAAAACTATATAGCCTTAACTGGGAAACCGATTATGCCGCCTAAATGGGCTTTGGGCTTTTCGCAATGTCGAGGAGATTATACACGTGAGGATCAGGCAAGGGAAATTGCTGCAGAGTTCCGAAAAAGAAAAATCCCATGTGATATTATCTATCAGGATATAGGCTGGACAGAGGGGCTTCAGGATTTTGACTGGAGAAAAAACAATTATACCAATCCAAAAGGAATGGTAAAAGATTTAAGCGATATGGGCTTTAAAATGATTGTATCACAGGATCCCGTTATTTCACAGGCAAACCAGAAACAATGGAAAGAGGCTGATGCGCTTGGTCATCTTGTAAAAGATATCCGAACAGGCAAATCTTATGATATGCCATGGCCTTGGGGAGGCAATTGCGGGGTTGTAGATTTTACAAAACCTGAAGTTGCAGATTGGTGGGGCAGCTATCAGCAGAAGCCTTTAAATGATGGGGTACGTGGATTTTGGACAGATATGGGAGAACCGGCATGGAGCAATGAAGACGCTGTTGACAGACTCAATATGAAACACCATCTTGGAATGCATAACGAGATTCATAATGTATATGGATTTACTTGGGATAAGGTAGTAACCGAGCAGTTTTATAAGCATAATCCAAATAAGAGAATATTTCAAATGACCAGATCGGCTTATGCGGGACTGCAGCGTTATACTTTCGGATGGAGCGGCGATTCAGGAAATGGCAGCAATGTGCTGGACGGATGGAAACAAATGGCCAATCAGATTCCTGTGGGTCTTTCTGCTGGTATGGGATTAATTCCGTTTTGGACCTGTGATATTTCAGGGTACTGCGGGGATATAAAGGATTATGATGCTATGGCAGAATTATATGTAAGATGGCTGCAGTTTGGTGTTTTTACGCCACTTAGCCGTGCGCATCATGAAGGTGGTAACGCGGTGGAACCATGGAAATTCGGAACGGAGGCAGAAAATATAAGCCGAAAAAGTATAGAGATGAAATACAGGCTTTTCCCTTATCTGTATACTTATGCCCGCGAAGCCCATGATACGGGGCTTCCGATAATGAGAGCCTTGCTGTTGGAATATCCGAATGATAAAGAAACATTTAAATTAAATGGGCAGTTTCTTGTTGGAAAAGAACTGCTGGTAGCACCGGTCGTAGAACAAGGTGCTGTTACTAAAGAGGTGTACCTTCCTGAAGGAGAGTGGATTGATTTTAATAACGGCAAAACCAAGTATAAAGGGGAGCAGTGGATTACAGTTGATGCCCCGCTAAATACAATTCCAGTTTTTGTAAAGAAAGGCAGCATAATACCACAGATGCCTGTAATGCAGTACATTGATGAAAAGAAAGTATACCCGGTTACATTTGAAATATTTCCAGCTAATATAAATAAAGAGACTTCATTTGTATTCTATGAAGACGACGGGGAAAGCCGTGACTACGAAAGAGATGTCTTTTGTAAAACCAAGATAAGTTCAAAGGCAACAAATGAAGATATCAAGATTACTATAGGCGAGCGTGAATCTAAAGGATATAGTCCTGCCGGTCCAAGGAATTTCATTTTAAAAATTCATACATCAAGCAAACCTAAGGATATTTTTGCAGGTGGAGAAAAAATTAAAAATGTTAAAGCAGATGCGATGGAGAAAAATATTGAAGCCGATTTTGCAAAAATAAACTGGAGCTGGAATGAAGCTGAAAATGTTATCACAGTAAAGATTCCTGATTCTGGAAAAAATGCAGTAATCACAATTAAAAATTAA
- a CDS encoding glycoside hydrolase family 66 protein has protein sequence MSITNKIIKLFFLCLFLSFASCQSDDDNGKIEYAEDAVIAKITLKTDKASYKPGETVNFTADKVFNSSLIRYTHLGKVIKEETFSGTSWSWLPPSDDFQGYMVAIYQTNTDGTQTILGTVGIDVSSDWAKFPRYGFLSEFGNISESDRTAVIDNLKDYHINGIQFYDWQYRQHQPLAGTVSNPMPVWKDIINREVYGSTVSGYIAQAHSKNMKAMFYNLAYGVLNDYDPNLIKPQQFVYKDANHNDKDKHELGWPFISNIYITDPANTAWQSYLGQKNDDVYKVYDFDGFHIDQLGDRGNVFRYDGTNADLKNAFPPFISAMKSANTNKKLVMNAVNQYGQKEMAGKELDFLYTEVWSPNEGFKDLTQVLADNAAYSNNSKNTVLAAYMNYNKANNQGMFNTPGVLLTDAVIFAFGGSHLELGEHMLGKEYFPNKNLSMSAELKSSLLEYYDFMTAYQNLLRDGGTFTNPTIATGDGKLNLGSWPPTMGKVAAVGKQVGSREVIHLLNFTNANSLNWRDTDGTQKVPDVIKQAMLNLNHSSKVTRIWYASPDYNGGAAVELSFSQNGDKVNFKVPSLQYWGMIVVE, from the coding sequence ATGAGTATTACAAATAAAATAATAAAGCTGTTTTTTCTTTGCCTCTTTTTAAGTTTTGCATCATGCCAAAGTGACGATGACAATGGAAAGATTGAATATGCGGAAGATGCAGTTATTGCAAAGATTACCCTTAAAACAGATAAAGCCAGTTATAAACCAGGTGAAACGGTAAACTTTACAGCGGATAAAGTTTTTAATAGTTCTCTTATTCGCTATACCCATCTTGGAAAAGTTATTAAGGAGGAAACTTTTAGCGGAACTTCATGGAGCTGGCTTCCGCCTTCTGATGATTTTCAAGGGTACATGGTTGCCATTTACCAGACAAATACTGACGGTACCCAAACTATTTTGGGTACTGTAGGTATTGACGTGTCATCAGATTGGGCTAAATTTCCCCGTTATGGATTTCTATCGGAGTTTGGTAATATTTCGGAATCGGACAGGACCGCAGTTATAGATAATCTAAAGGATTATCATATTAATGGAATCCAATTCTATGATTGGCAGTACAGACAGCATCAGCCATTGGCGGGTACAGTCTCAAATCCGATGCCGGTATGGAAGGATATAATTAACAGAGAGGTATATGGAAGCACAGTTTCAGGCTATATAGCCCAGGCCCATAGCAAAAATATGAAAGCAATGTTTTATAACCTTGCTTATGGGGTTTTGAATGATTACGACCCAAATCTTATCAAACCGCAGCAGTTTGTCTATAAAGATGCCAACCATAATGATAAAGACAAGCATGAGTTAGGATGGCCGTTTATCAGTAACATTTACATTACTGATCCTGCTAACACAGCATGGCAGAGCTATCTAGGGCAGAAAAATGATGATGTTTATAAAGTTTATGATTTTGATGGTTTTCATATTGACCAGCTTGGCGACAGAGGTAATGTTTTCAGATATGATGGTACAAATGCTGATTTGAAAAATGCATTCCCTCCTTTTATTTCAGCTATGAAGTCTGCTAATACCAATAAAAAACTGGTTATGAACGCAGTAAATCAATATGGACAAAAAGAAATGGCTGGTAAAGAACTTGATTTTTTATACACTGAAGTATGGTCTCCTAATGAAGGGTTTAAAGATTTGACACAAGTTCTTGCAGATAATGCAGCTTACAGCAATAACAGTAAAAATACTGTATTAGCGGCCTATATGAACTACAATAAAGCGAATAACCAAGGCATGTTTAATACTCCAGGTGTACTTTTGACGGATGCTGTCATATTTGCTTTTGGAGGATCTCATTTGGAATTAGGTGAGCATATGCTGGGTAAGGAGTACTTTCCAAATAAAAACCTAAGCATGAGTGCGGAGCTGAAATCTTCACTTTTGGAATATTACGATTTTATGACGGCTTACCAAAACCTTCTTCGTGATGGCGGAACTTTTACAAATCCGACCATTGCCACTGGTGACGGAAAGCTGAATCTAGGCAGCTGGCCTCCAACTATGGGCAAAGTTGCTGCAGTGGGAAAACAAGTTGGCAGCAGAGAAGTAATACATCTTTTGAATTTTACTAATGCTAATTCTTTGAATTGGAGAGATACTGACGGAACACAAAAAGTTCCAGATGTAATTAAGCAGGCGATGCTTAATTTAAACCATAGCAGCAAAGTTACCAGAATCTGGTACGCTTCACCAGACTATAATGGAGGTGCAGCTGTTGAACTTTCATTTTCTCAAAATGGGGACAAGGTGAATTTTAAAGTGCCGTCACTTCAATATTGGGGAATGATTGTAGTTGAATAG
- a CDS encoding SusF/SusE family outer membrane protein, with protein MKKNKNYIVWTRCAIVFLLFLSAALSSCSNDDLQAKNFSADVLKLTLSSTDMVLDQSMFQQKFSFKWSTGDNKGTGASISYKLEIDKKENNFANAVEYDFGKNRYDFDINVATLNSILLTTFNGEAGKAIALQARITATFGDKGVAPQTSVVDFNLTPYKPLSTELFMVGDASPNGWDITKASALTAQTANPVVFVYSGQLSKGKFKFAVNTDSCFCQDFYTKDGADAGKLVYNSGGSGSDLQWEITKAGLYKITVNILKLTIVIEEQSSPAFTQLWIVGDASPSGWNIDTPEAFTVTDNPFIFTYEATLIPGNFKILAGAKGNWCGEWFRPLVNNQVLTETGVAQNSGCDVDNSWQVTTQTAGRYKITLDISTNVIKITPVEVYLIGSATPNGWNMGSLLPMTKNGSVYTYSGPLTAGEFKFTKYNTNWCEGTEITAVSANQAITNTNFTIRDKCDGDDNKWVVSAAQAGNHTITLDLSTNVLTIN; from the coding sequence ATGAAAAAAAATAAAAATTATATAGTTTGGACAAGATGCGCGATTGTTTTCTTGTTGTTTTTATCTGCAGCTTTGTCAAGCTGCAGCAATGATGATCTTCAGGCTAAAAATTTTAGTGCTGATGTGTTAAAGCTGACGTTGAGCAGTACCGACATGGTTTTGGACCAAAGCATGTTTCAGCAAAAATTCAGTTTTAAGTGGAGTACAGGCGATAACAAGGGAACAGGCGCTTCGATTTCATATAAACTGGAAATTGATAAGAAAGAGAATAATTTCGCTAATGCGGTCGAATATGATTTTGGAAAAAACAGATACGACTTTGATATCAATGTGGCAACATTAAATTCGATACTGCTTACTACTTTCAACGGAGAGGCAGGCAAAGCGATTGCTTTGCAGGCTAGGATTACAGCAACTTTTGGCGATAAGGGTGTAGCGCCGCAAACTTCAGTAGTCGATTTTAATTTAACACCTTACAAACCATTATCAACTGAATTATTTATGGTTGGTGATGCCTCGCCAAATGGATGGGATATTACAAAAGCTTCGGCTTTGACCGCGCAGACAGCTAATCCTGTGGTTTTTGTATATTCTGGACAATTAAGCAAAGGAAAATTTAAGTTTGCAGTAAATACCGATTCTTGCTTTTGTCAGGATTTTTACACAAAAGACGGTGCAGATGCTGGCAAGTTAGTTTATAATTCGGGTGGAAGCGGTTCTGATCTTCAATGGGAAATTACCAAAGCGGGATTGTACAAAATTACAGTTAACATCTTAAAATTAACGATTGTAATTGAAGAACAAAGTAGTCCTGCTTTTACACAATTATGGATTGTTGGCGATGCAAGTCCAAGTGGATGGAATATCGATACTCCTGAAGCTTTTACCGTAACAGATAATCCTTTTATTTTCACATATGAAGCTACTTTAATTCCAGGAAATTTTAAGATACTTGCTGGTGCAAAAGGCAATTGGTGCGGAGAATGGTTCAGACCTCTGGTAAATAATCAAGTATTAACAGAAACTGGAGTAGCACAAAATTCAGGCTGTGATGTTGATAATTCATGGCAGGTTACGACGCAAACTGCAGGAAGATACAAAATTACACTTGATATAAGCACAAACGTTATCAAGATTACCCCTGTTGAAGTTTATCTGATCGGCAGTGCCACACCAAATGGATGGAATATGGGATCACTGCTTCCGATGACTAAAAACGGAAGTGTCTATACGTACAGCGGACCTTTGACTGCAGGGGAATTTAAATTTACAAAATACAATACCAATTGGTGTGAGGGTACTGAAATTACAGCGGTATCAGCAAACCAGGCGATTACTAATACAAATTTTACTATACGTGATAAATGTGATGGTGACGATAATAAATGGGTGGTAAGCGCAGCGCAGGCAGGCAACCATACTATTACATTAGATCTTTCAACAAATGTCCTTACAATCAACTAA